In Streptobacillus canis, a genomic segment contains:
- the cas2 gene encoding CRISPR-associated endonuclease Cas2 translates to MRLLVYFDLPVLTKLERKQAQDFRKNLLSEGFIMMQYSCYSRFCRNEAECSKYFSRVKKLCNRLDGGEVRILRVTNKQYENMIVLVKEPKISEIKVSKCPLVVF, encoded by the coding sequence ATGAGATTACTTGTTTATTTTGATTTGCCAGTTTTAACAAAATTAGAAAGAAAACAAGCTCAAGATTTCAGAAAAAATCTTCTATCTGAAGGTTTCATTATGATGCAATATTCTTGCTATTCAAGATTTTGTAGAAATGAAGCAGAATGTTCTAAGTATTTTAGTAGGGTTAAAAAATTATGTAATAGGTTAGATGGTGGAGAAGTAAGAATATTAAGAGTAACAAATAAGCAATATGAGAATATGATAGTATTAGTAAAAGAACCTAAGATTAGTGAAATTAAAGTTTCAAAATGTCCATTAGTTGTTTTTTGA